One segment of Zonotrichia albicollis isolate bZonAlb1 chromosome 4, bZonAlb1.hap1, whole genome shotgun sequence DNA contains the following:
- the LOC102063879 gene encoding solute carrier organic anion transporter family member 1A2 isoform X2, which yields MDSPRTQKQTPVSIKKGNMKEPEKPRAEDKFCCISKLKVFLLALSLAFLGKTMSGAYMNSMYTQIEKQFNIPASLVGIINGSFEIGNLLLIAFVSYFGAKLHRPRIIALGCTVLSFGCLLISLPHFLFGRYHIESSISQRENVSVMPLCLVNHNLSSLPTEEPSTECEQEPGSLLWIFVMVGNIVRGMGETPIMPLGISYLEDFAKAENSPFYLACLHTATVIGPFLGLLLASFCAELFVDIGSVGADEITIAATDARWVGAWWLGILICALLNLLVAIPFWFLPKSLVKEGETNEPEETSEKTATPLQENDKNEAKQTMYEIAKDFIPFLKALFHNPVYMLFICITVLQFSAFDGMISFMPKYLEQQFGKSASDAIFLIGVYNLPVLCVGYFSGGLFMKKFKINIYQAASIAFWVSLLEYLLYFAAYWTVCDTSPVAGLTVSYQGIEQVSYAENTLLAGCNMDCDCPLKIWDPVCGSNGITYVSPCLAGCKSSRGTGRSLVFENCTCVAASGFSSQNISATLGHCDGHESCDKMLHYFLILTLVCSFIFSLAAMPGYMVLMRSLKPEEKSFGVGIHGLASRVFAGIPSPIYFGALIDTTCLKWGTMTCGGEGACRMYDVVTYRWLYLGLPAVLRGVSYIPSTLVLLILKKQLKSEKPVLLNEPIEMQDKGQEAVK from the exons ATGGACAGTCCCAGG ACTCAGAAACAGACACCAGTGTCCATTAAAAAAGGCAACATGAAGGAGCCTGAGAAGCCACGTGCAGAGGACAAATTCTGCTGCATTTCCAAGCTGAAG GTATTTCTGCTGGCACTGTCACTTGCCTTCCTTGGGAAAACCATGTCTGGTGCTTACATGAACAGCATGTACACACAGATAGAGAAACAATTTAATATCCCAGCTTCTTTAGTGGGCATCATTAATGGAAGCTTTGAAATTG GTAACTTGCTGCTGATAGCATTTGTGAGTTACTTTGGAGCAAAGCTTCACAGACCCAGAATAATTGCTTTGGGCTGCACAGTTCTGTCCTTTGGATGTCTTTTGATATCACTTCCTCATTTTCTGTTTGGGAG GTATCACATTGAAAGCAGCATTTCACAAAGGGAAAATGTCTCAGTGATGCCTCTGTGCCTTGTTAATCACAACTTGTCCTCTTTGCCTACAGAGGAACCATCAACAG AATGTGAACAAGAGCCTGGGTCCCTGCTGTGGATTTTTGTGATGGTTGGAAACATCGTGAGAGGGATGGGGGAAACTCCCATCATGCCTTTGGGAATTTCCTATTTGGAGgactttgccaaagcagagAATTCACCTTTCTACCTGG CATGTCTACATACAGCAACTGTAATTGGTCCCTTCCTTGGTTTGTTGTTGGCTTCATTCTGTGCAGAGCTCTTTGTTGACATTGGATCAGTAGGTGCAG ATGAGATAACTATAGCAGCCACAGATGCCCGCTGGGTTGGGGCCTGGTGGCTGGGCATTTTGATCTGTGCACTGCTCAATCTGCTGGTGGCAATTCCATTCTGGTTCTTGCCCAAGTCCCTGGTGAAGGAAGGTGAAACCAATGAACCTGAGGAGACAAGTGAAAAAACTGCAACACCATTGCAAGAAAATGATAAGAATGAAGCCAAGCAGACCATGTATGAAATTGCTAAAG ATTTCATCCCCTTCCTCAAGGCTCTGTTCCACAACCCTGTGTATATGTTATTTATATGCATAACTGTGCTACAGTTCAGTGCCTTTGATGGCATGATATCCTTCATGCCCAAGTATCTGGAACAGCAGTTTGGGAAATCTGCATCAGATGCCATCTTTTTGATTG GTGTTTACAACTTGCCAGTTCTATGCGTTGGGTATTTTTCTGGAGGCTTGTTCATGAAGAAATTCAAGATAAATATCTATCAGGCTGCGAGCATAGCATTTTGGGTATCTTTACTGGAATACCTTCTCTACTTTGCTGCCTATTGGACTGTCTGTGATACCTCACCAGTTGCTGGTCTAACAGTTTCCTATCAAGG AATAGAACAAGTTTCATATGCAGAAAATactctcctggctggctgcaacATGGATTGTGATTGCCCACTTAAAATCTGGGACCCAGTTTGTGGGAGCAATGGGATCACTTATGTGTCACCTTGTCTTGCTGGGTGTAAATCCTCAAGAGGAACTGGAAGGAGTTTG GTATTTGAAAACTGCACCTGTGTTGCAGCCTCAGGGTTTTCATCTCAAAACATCTCTGCAACTCTGGGCCACTGTGATGGACATGAAAGCTGTGACAAGAtgcttcattattttttaatcctGACATTAgtctgcagcttcattttttccttagCAGCCATGCCTGGATACATGGTCTTAATGAG GTCTCTAAAGCCTGAAGAGAAGTCATTCGGAGTGGGTATCCATGGGCTGGCTTCAAGAGTGTTTG CTGGAATTCCATCTCCCATTTATTTTGGAGCATTGATAGACACCACTTGCTTGAAGTGGGGTACCATGACTTGTGGTGGAGAAGGAGCGTGTAGGATGTATGATGTTGTCACATACAG gTGGCTCTATCTTGGCCTGCCAGCAGTGTTACGTGGAGTGTCCTACATCCCAAGCACACTTGTTCTTCTCATTTTAAAGAAGCAACTGAAATCTGAAAAGCCAGTCTTATTAAATGAACCAATAGAAATGCAGGATAAAGGACAAGAAGCAGTGAAATAG
- the LOC102063879 gene encoding solute carrier organic anion transporter family member 1A2 isoform X3 yields MKEPEKPRAEDKFCCISKLKVFLLALSLAFLGKTMSGAYMNSMYTQIEKQFNIPASLVGIINGSFEIGNLLLIAFVSYFGAKLHRPRIIALGCTVLSFGCLLISLPHFLFGRYHIESSISQRENVSVMPLCLVNHNLSSLPTEEPSTECEQEPGSLLWIFVMVGNIVRGMGETPIMPLGISYLEDFAKAENSPFYLACLHTATVIGPFLGLLLASFCAELFVDIGSVGADEITIAATDARWVGAWWLGILICALLNLLVAIPFWFLPKSLVKEGETNEPEETSEKTATPLQENDKNEAKQTMYEIAKDFIPFLKALFHNPVYMLFICITVLQFSAFDGMISFMPKYLEQQFGKSASDAIFLIGVYNLPVLCVGYFSGGLFMKKFKINIYQAASIAFWVSLLEYLLYFAAYWTVCDTSPVAGLTVSYQGIEQVSYAENTLLAGCNMDCDCPLKIWDPVCGSNGITYVSPCLAGCKSSRGTGRSLVFENCTCVAASGFSSQNISATLGHCDGHESCDKMLHYFLILTLVCSFIFSLAAMPGYMVLMRSLKPEEKSFGVGIHGLASRVFAGIPSPIYFGALIDTTCLKWGTMTCGGEGACRMYDVVTYRWLYLGLPAVLRGVSYIPSTLVLLILKKQLKSEKPVLLNEPIEMQDKGQEAVK; encoded by the exons ATGAAGGAGCCTGAGAAGCCACGTGCAGAGGACAAATTCTGCTGCATTTCCAAGCTGAAG GTATTTCTGCTGGCACTGTCACTTGCCTTCCTTGGGAAAACCATGTCTGGTGCTTACATGAACAGCATGTACACACAGATAGAGAAACAATTTAATATCCCAGCTTCTTTAGTGGGCATCATTAATGGAAGCTTTGAAATTG GTAACTTGCTGCTGATAGCATTTGTGAGTTACTTTGGAGCAAAGCTTCACAGACCCAGAATAATTGCTTTGGGCTGCACAGTTCTGTCCTTTGGATGTCTTTTGATATCACTTCCTCATTTTCTGTTTGGGAG GTATCACATTGAAAGCAGCATTTCACAAAGGGAAAATGTCTCAGTGATGCCTCTGTGCCTTGTTAATCACAACTTGTCCTCTTTGCCTACAGAGGAACCATCAACAG AATGTGAACAAGAGCCTGGGTCCCTGCTGTGGATTTTTGTGATGGTTGGAAACATCGTGAGAGGGATGGGGGAAACTCCCATCATGCCTTTGGGAATTTCCTATTTGGAGgactttgccaaagcagagAATTCACCTTTCTACCTGG CATGTCTACATACAGCAACTGTAATTGGTCCCTTCCTTGGTTTGTTGTTGGCTTCATTCTGTGCAGAGCTCTTTGTTGACATTGGATCAGTAGGTGCAG ATGAGATAACTATAGCAGCCACAGATGCCCGCTGGGTTGGGGCCTGGTGGCTGGGCATTTTGATCTGTGCACTGCTCAATCTGCTGGTGGCAATTCCATTCTGGTTCTTGCCCAAGTCCCTGGTGAAGGAAGGTGAAACCAATGAACCTGAGGAGACAAGTGAAAAAACTGCAACACCATTGCAAGAAAATGATAAGAATGAAGCCAAGCAGACCATGTATGAAATTGCTAAAG ATTTCATCCCCTTCCTCAAGGCTCTGTTCCACAACCCTGTGTATATGTTATTTATATGCATAACTGTGCTACAGTTCAGTGCCTTTGATGGCATGATATCCTTCATGCCCAAGTATCTGGAACAGCAGTTTGGGAAATCTGCATCAGATGCCATCTTTTTGATTG GTGTTTACAACTTGCCAGTTCTATGCGTTGGGTATTTTTCTGGAGGCTTGTTCATGAAGAAATTCAAGATAAATATCTATCAGGCTGCGAGCATAGCATTTTGGGTATCTTTACTGGAATACCTTCTCTACTTTGCTGCCTATTGGACTGTCTGTGATACCTCACCAGTTGCTGGTCTAACAGTTTCCTATCAAGG AATAGAACAAGTTTCATATGCAGAAAATactctcctggctggctgcaacATGGATTGTGATTGCCCACTTAAAATCTGGGACCCAGTTTGTGGGAGCAATGGGATCACTTATGTGTCACCTTGTCTTGCTGGGTGTAAATCCTCAAGAGGAACTGGAAGGAGTTTG GTATTTGAAAACTGCACCTGTGTTGCAGCCTCAGGGTTTTCATCTCAAAACATCTCTGCAACTCTGGGCCACTGTGATGGACATGAAAGCTGTGACAAGAtgcttcattattttttaatcctGACATTAgtctgcagcttcattttttccttagCAGCCATGCCTGGATACATGGTCTTAATGAG GTCTCTAAAGCCTGAAGAGAAGTCATTCGGAGTGGGTATCCATGGGCTGGCTTCAAGAGTGTTTG CTGGAATTCCATCTCCCATTTATTTTGGAGCATTGATAGACACCACTTGCTTGAAGTGGGGTACCATGACTTGTGGTGGAGAAGGAGCGTGTAGGATGTATGATGTTGTCACATACAG gTGGCTCTATCTTGGCCTGCCAGCAGTGTTACGTGGAGTGTCCTACATCCCAAGCACACTTGTTCTTCTCATTTTAAAGAAGCAACTGAAATCTGAAAAGCCAGTCTTATTAAATGAACCAATAGAAATGCAGGATAAAGGACAAGAAGCAGTGAAATAG
- the LOC102063879 gene encoding solute carrier organic anion transporter family member 1A2 isoform X1: MDSPRVRETQKQTPVSIKKGNMKEPEKPRAEDKFCCISKLKVFLLALSLAFLGKTMSGAYMNSMYTQIEKQFNIPASLVGIINGSFEIGNLLLIAFVSYFGAKLHRPRIIALGCTVLSFGCLLISLPHFLFGRYHIESSISQRENVSVMPLCLVNHNLSSLPTEEPSTECEQEPGSLLWIFVMVGNIVRGMGETPIMPLGISYLEDFAKAENSPFYLACLHTATVIGPFLGLLLASFCAELFVDIGSVGADEITIAATDARWVGAWWLGILICALLNLLVAIPFWFLPKSLVKEGETNEPEETSEKTATPLQENDKNEAKQTMYEIAKDFIPFLKALFHNPVYMLFICITVLQFSAFDGMISFMPKYLEQQFGKSASDAIFLIGVYNLPVLCVGYFSGGLFMKKFKINIYQAASIAFWVSLLEYLLYFAAYWTVCDTSPVAGLTVSYQGIEQVSYAENTLLAGCNMDCDCPLKIWDPVCGSNGITYVSPCLAGCKSSRGTGRSLVFENCTCVAASGFSSQNISATLGHCDGHESCDKMLHYFLILTLVCSFIFSLAAMPGYMVLMRSLKPEEKSFGVGIHGLASRVFAGIPSPIYFGALIDTTCLKWGTMTCGGEGACRMYDVVTYRWLYLGLPAVLRGVSYIPSTLVLLILKKQLKSEKPVLLNEPIEMQDKGQEAVK, from the exons ATGGACAGTCCCAGGGTAAGAGAA ACTCAGAAACAGACACCAGTGTCCATTAAAAAAGGCAACATGAAGGAGCCTGAGAAGCCACGTGCAGAGGACAAATTCTGCTGCATTTCCAAGCTGAAG GTATTTCTGCTGGCACTGTCACTTGCCTTCCTTGGGAAAACCATGTCTGGTGCTTACATGAACAGCATGTACACACAGATAGAGAAACAATTTAATATCCCAGCTTCTTTAGTGGGCATCATTAATGGAAGCTTTGAAATTG GTAACTTGCTGCTGATAGCATTTGTGAGTTACTTTGGAGCAAAGCTTCACAGACCCAGAATAATTGCTTTGGGCTGCACAGTTCTGTCCTTTGGATGTCTTTTGATATCACTTCCTCATTTTCTGTTTGGGAG GTATCACATTGAAAGCAGCATTTCACAAAGGGAAAATGTCTCAGTGATGCCTCTGTGCCTTGTTAATCACAACTTGTCCTCTTTGCCTACAGAGGAACCATCAACAG AATGTGAACAAGAGCCTGGGTCCCTGCTGTGGATTTTTGTGATGGTTGGAAACATCGTGAGAGGGATGGGGGAAACTCCCATCATGCCTTTGGGAATTTCCTATTTGGAGgactttgccaaagcagagAATTCACCTTTCTACCTGG CATGTCTACATACAGCAACTGTAATTGGTCCCTTCCTTGGTTTGTTGTTGGCTTCATTCTGTGCAGAGCTCTTTGTTGACATTGGATCAGTAGGTGCAG ATGAGATAACTATAGCAGCCACAGATGCCCGCTGGGTTGGGGCCTGGTGGCTGGGCATTTTGATCTGTGCACTGCTCAATCTGCTGGTGGCAATTCCATTCTGGTTCTTGCCCAAGTCCCTGGTGAAGGAAGGTGAAACCAATGAACCTGAGGAGACAAGTGAAAAAACTGCAACACCATTGCAAGAAAATGATAAGAATGAAGCCAAGCAGACCATGTATGAAATTGCTAAAG ATTTCATCCCCTTCCTCAAGGCTCTGTTCCACAACCCTGTGTATATGTTATTTATATGCATAACTGTGCTACAGTTCAGTGCCTTTGATGGCATGATATCCTTCATGCCCAAGTATCTGGAACAGCAGTTTGGGAAATCTGCATCAGATGCCATCTTTTTGATTG GTGTTTACAACTTGCCAGTTCTATGCGTTGGGTATTTTTCTGGAGGCTTGTTCATGAAGAAATTCAAGATAAATATCTATCAGGCTGCGAGCATAGCATTTTGGGTATCTTTACTGGAATACCTTCTCTACTTTGCTGCCTATTGGACTGTCTGTGATACCTCACCAGTTGCTGGTCTAACAGTTTCCTATCAAGG AATAGAACAAGTTTCATATGCAGAAAATactctcctggctggctgcaacATGGATTGTGATTGCCCACTTAAAATCTGGGACCCAGTTTGTGGGAGCAATGGGATCACTTATGTGTCACCTTGTCTTGCTGGGTGTAAATCCTCAAGAGGAACTGGAAGGAGTTTG GTATTTGAAAACTGCACCTGTGTTGCAGCCTCAGGGTTTTCATCTCAAAACATCTCTGCAACTCTGGGCCACTGTGATGGACATGAAAGCTGTGACAAGAtgcttcattattttttaatcctGACATTAgtctgcagcttcattttttccttagCAGCCATGCCTGGATACATGGTCTTAATGAG GTCTCTAAAGCCTGAAGAGAAGTCATTCGGAGTGGGTATCCATGGGCTGGCTTCAAGAGTGTTTG CTGGAATTCCATCTCCCATTTATTTTGGAGCATTGATAGACACCACTTGCTTGAAGTGGGGTACCATGACTTGTGGTGGAGAAGGAGCGTGTAGGATGTATGATGTTGTCACATACAG gTGGCTCTATCTTGGCCTGCCAGCAGTGTTACGTGGAGTGTCCTACATCCCAAGCACACTTGTTCTTCTCATTTTAAAGAAGCAACTGAAATCTGAAAAGCCAGTCTTATTAAATGAACCAATAGAAATGCAGGATAAAGGACAAGAAGCAGTGAAATAG